The Verrucomicrobium spinosum DSM 4136 = JCM 18804 genome includes a region encoding these proteins:
- a CDS encoding tetratricopeptide repeat protein, which yields MPPTFAHRILPYACTAVLWAGGMTWGNAAPPPPSPVAKVDLAAREEYQAALRASSEGLHDVAALKYERLLKDRSLSKKEEAQVGERMVDALVRARNSTKALLALSLFKVPEANFWKAQCLILDHKFREAEEALRTCLKDGTRYEAEARLALGQVLVAQGREIPGRKEFKELMESPNAGIARIAGLYWNESEIIASRAPNVLRRFGQERKDVETEFLKACAWLKTGDGKQGEILLRRILPLTTLDKDLQDAATVRLAEAYALQGRQRTAERELVRFLEHAPESRYFEQAFALLLDVTAPEETDARDRLIAWAAIPQPRGRHALALYYLGQWLADHNQPAHAVGFLETFLSLHPGHVREAEALRNLMSLYGTMGADRRVLELANVWRSRFGTGGEDTVDYLTAMIRFARKEYREASVLFEKSGTAAVDSVQGQRAMYNAAAAAFLGGDKVRYQKCLQQLAAPQIREEDEDAASNPEGPASGHPVKDEMDAAGRDAASQLLLEKALHLAAKHDPTAEAALQDFLREHPTHPRAVEAHLALAELCLLDIPVRAKAASLALDVAKEIPGLADGWKEKIDYTRVWLYEAAEDFPALTKVGIQYLETWRTSQRRDQVRMKVAQAYYRMDDFTNAGTQFEELVEEQTESPYAEVAQFYAGKAALAMLTPAGMEKAISLWEEVVNRNGSLGREAQRQQALAKRRQGNEVDALLVVNSLLTSKPAPAGDELFALLIEKGELGMLLAKKDPKHLDEAKEVFTYITQDTTATRAWRGQAGYLLAQCQLLAGRSAEALEACNDVVESCLNPTISRALTPQEYVWLYRAGFAAMEVLKGRHEWEAAARLADRLASAGGDRSESAKLEGTRIRLEHFIWDK from the coding sequence ATGCCCCCAACCTTCGCGCACCGCATCCTGCCCTATGCCTGCACGGCAGTGCTGTGGGCTGGCGGGATGACGTGGGGAAATGCGGCCCCGCCCCCGCCATCTCCTGTGGCCAAGGTGGATCTGGCAGCGCGTGAGGAATACCAAGCCGCTCTGAGGGCGTCCAGCGAGGGGCTGCATGACGTGGCCGCGCTCAAGTATGAACGCCTGCTGAAGGACAGGTCGTTGAGCAAAAAGGAGGAGGCACAGGTAGGCGAGCGCATGGTGGATGCGCTGGTGCGGGCCCGGAATTCCACCAAGGCGCTCCTGGCGCTTTCTCTCTTTAAGGTGCCGGAGGCCAACTTCTGGAAGGCGCAGTGCCTCATCCTGGATCACAAGTTTCGTGAGGCCGAGGAGGCGCTTCGGACCTGCCTGAAAGACGGCACCCGTTACGAGGCGGAAGCCCGGCTCGCCCTTGGGCAGGTGCTGGTGGCGCAGGGTAGGGAGATCCCCGGGCGCAAGGAGTTCAAGGAATTGATGGAGAGCCCCAATGCCGGGATCGCGCGGATCGCCGGGCTGTATTGGAATGAGTCGGAAATCATAGCCTCCCGCGCACCGAATGTCCTTCGCCGTTTCGGCCAGGAGAGGAAGGATGTCGAAACGGAGTTCCTCAAGGCGTGTGCCTGGTTGAAGACCGGCGACGGCAAGCAGGGGGAGATCCTGCTGCGTCGCATCCTGCCCCTCACCACTCTGGACAAGGACCTGCAGGACGCGGCCACGGTGCGGCTGGCAGAGGCCTATGCACTGCAAGGACGCCAGCGCACGGCAGAGCGGGAGCTGGTACGTTTCCTCGAACACGCCCCGGAAAGCCGGTACTTTGAGCAGGCGTTCGCCTTGCTTCTGGATGTGACGGCCCCGGAGGAGACGGATGCGCGAGACCGGCTCATTGCCTGGGCTGCCATTCCCCAGCCTCGTGGGCGGCATGCCCTGGCGTTGTACTATCTTGGCCAATGGCTGGCGGATCACAACCAGCCAGCGCACGCGGTCGGGTTCTTGGAAACATTTTTGTCCCTCCATCCAGGGCACGTGCGTGAGGCAGAAGCCCTGCGGAATCTCATGAGCCTCTACGGCACCATGGGGGCTGACCGCCGCGTGCTGGAGCTGGCCAACGTCTGGCGCAGCAGGTTCGGCACGGGTGGGGAGGACACGGTGGACTATCTCACCGCGATGATCCGCTTTGCGCGCAAGGAGTACCGTGAAGCCTCAGTGTTGTTCGAGAAATCCGGGACAGCTGCGGTGGATTCCGTGCAGGGTCAGCGGGCCATGTATAATGCCGCGGCTGCGGCGTTTCTAGGGGGGGACAAGGTACGCTACCAGAAGTGTCTGCAGCAGCTGGCCGCCCCCCAGATTCGGGAGGAGGACGAGGATGCAGCATCGAATCCTGAGGGGCCAGCCTCCGGGCATCCGGTGAAGGATGAGATGGATGCAGCGGGACGCGATGCGGCCTCCCAGTTGCTGCTGGAAAAAGCGCTTCATCTGGCTGCCAAACATGACCCGACGGCGGAGGCCGCATTGCAGGACTTTTTGCGGGAGCATCCCACCCATCCTCGGGCTGTGGAGGCTCATTTGGCCCTGGCAGAACTTTGCCTGCTGGACATCCCGGTGCGGGCCAAGGCCGCATCGCTCGCTCTGGATGTTGCAAAGGAAATTCCTGGGCTGGCTGACGGATGGAAGGAGAAGATTGACTACACTCGCGTGTGGCTGTACGAGGCTGCGGAGGACTTCCCTGCTCTGACTAAGGTGGGAATACAGTATCTCGAGACATGGCGCACGTCTCAGCGCCGGGATCAAGTGAGGATGAAGGTGGCCCAGGCCTACTACCGCATGGATGACTTCACCAATGCCGGGACTCAGTTCGAGGAATTGGTGGAAGAGCAGACCGAATCTCCCTACGCGGAGGTCGCACAGTTCTATGCAGGCAAAGCGGCGTTGGCCATGCTCACCCCGGCGGGCATGGAAAAAGCGATCTCACTGTGGGAAGAAGTGGTGAACCGCAATGGCTCGCTGGGCCGCGAGGCACAGCGCCAGCAGGCTCTGGCGAAAAGAAGGCAGGGCAATGAGGTGGATGCGCTTCTGGTGGTCAACAGCCTGCTTACCAGCAAGCCCGCACCCGCGGGCGACGAACTCTTTGCCCTTTTAATCGAAAAAGGGGAGCTGGGCATGCTTCTCGCCAAAAAGGACCCCAAGCATCTGGATGAGGCCAAGGAGGTGTTCACCTATATCACGCAGGATACCACGGCCACCCGGGCGTGGCGCGGCCAGGCTGGCTACCTGCTTGCCCAGTGCCAGCTCCTGGCGGGCCGTTCCGCAGAGGCTCTGGAAGCATGTAATGATGTGGTGGAGTCCTGCTTGAATCCCACCATTTCCCGGGCGCTGACCCCGCAGGAGTATGTGTGGCTCTATCGTGCTGGCTTTGCTGCAATGGAGGTGCTCAAAGGCCGCCACGAATGGGAAGCTGCCGCCCGACTTGCTGATCGACTGGCCTCCGCCGGAGGAGACCGGTCAGAATCTGCCAAGCTGGAAGGCACGCGTATCCGCCTGGAGCATTTTATCTGGGACAAATAG
- a CDS encoding TonB C-terminal domain-containing protein: MSRSALSPGVQLLIGVLTANLAMALAWVGYQMVDSREAVPQTSAGVWFSPGDFASSMLPLSAGLGRERKQVVVRRVSPVVLSEHERILSMLQLPGATLGEQGRKSLVAELKEVLKAVDHRMRTVLMEEWVPPVTRLPASQREAVLSVVLGRDGHVERRYFVRPSGSDALDSSIVVAASRVGQVLPLPQDYGGAEYELNVTFRLE; the protein is encoded by the coding sequence ATGAGCCGTTCCGCTCTCAGTCCTGGAGTGCAACTGCTCATCGGCGTGCTGACTGCGAATCTCGCGATGGCCCTGGCATGGGTGGGCTACCAGATGGTGGACAGCCGGGAGGCCGTGCCCCAGACGAGTGCGGGTGTGTGGTTCTCCCCGGGGGACTTTGCCTCCTCCATGCTGCCGTTGTCCGCTGGCCTGGGGCGCGAGCGGAAACAGGTCGTTGTCCGCCGGGTGTCTCCCGTGGTTTTGTCGGAACACGAGCGCATTCTCAGCATGCTGCAACTGCCGGGTGCCACGTTGGGTGAACAGGGAAGGAAGTCCTTGGTGGCCGAGCTTAAGGAGGTGCTGAAGGCCGTGGATCACCGGATGCGAACAGTGCTGATGGAGGAGTGGGTGCCGCCGGTGACGCGTCTGCCAGCCTCCCAACGGGAGGCGGTGCTTAGTGTCGTGCTGGGCCGCGATGGCCATGTCGAGAGACGCTATTTTGTACGCCCCTCGGGAAGCGACGCCCTGGATTCCTCGATCGTGGTGGCGGCGAGCAGGGTGGGGCAGGTTCTGCCCCTGCCTCAGGACTACGGCGGTGCTGAGTATGAGCTGAATGTGACGTTTCGACTGGAGTGA
- a CDS encoding biopolymer transporter ExbD encodes MTCRPLAWAVSLFALMAWIVTLAVPGGERGQKAPLPAPAAVVDLTLEADGYAMLKDITFPVDELRDQLTQLAGQGGMPAVRVRVPHDLDLEVLLNVMNVLKASAVPQTSVDVRTEP; translated from the coding sequence GTGACGTGTCGTCCCCTGGCGTGGGCGGTTTCGCTGTTTGCGTTGATGGCCTGGATCGTGACTCTCGCGGTACCAGGTGGGGAACGCGGTCAGAAGGCTCCATTGCCAGCACCTGCCGCAGTGGTTGACCTGACCCTTGAGGCGGATGGTTACGCCATGCTGAAGGACATCACCTTTCCGGTGGATGAGTTGCGAGATCAGCTGACACAACTTGCCGGTCAGGGAGGGATGCCTGCCGTGCGCGTAAGGGTCCCACACGATCTGGATCTGGAGGTGCTTTTGAACGTGATGAACGTGCTGAAGGCCAGTGCGGTGCCGCAGACCTCAGTGGACGTGAGGACAGAGCCATGA
- a CDS encoding site-2 protease family protein, producing the protein MKRWSLHVATFGGTEVRIHATFLLLLAWIGLMVLGKGGPAAAWEAILFLVAMFICVLLHEFGHVVAARRYGIHTPDITLLPIGGLARLERMPRKPQEELIVALAGPAVNVAIAGLLFIALQVLPAPSLNFNMVDGPFAVRLMVWNLIMVLFNMIPAFPMDGGRVLRAALAMFLDYGKATRLAAGIGQAIAIIGAMVALFVAQNPLLILIAVFIFMSAGQEAAYVSEQEAIRGLSVKEAMITQFSHLRQDAVLKDAVKLLLSGAQQDFPVVDWQGAYIGMLSRTRLIDALNQFGPERAVLDVMETCPITLDPRHPLPEAMDHLRTSNCPALPVIHPADGSLVGLLTAENVGEMLMVRAALSKSQAPASLNAV; encoded by the coding sequence ATGAAACGCTGGTCCCTGCATGTTGCCACCTTTGGAGGTACGGAAGTCCGCATCCATGCCACATTCCTTTTGTTGCTGGCTTGGATTGGCTTGATGGTTCTGGGCAAGGGCGGCCCCGCTGCCGCCTGGGAGGCCATCTTGTTCCTCGTGGCCATGTTCATCTGCGTGCTGCTGCATGAGTTTGGCCACGTGGTGGCTGCCCGTCGCTACGGCATTCACACCCCAGATATCACCCTCCTGCCTATCGGCGGACTGGCCCGGCTCGAGCGCATGCCCCGGAAGCCGCAGGAGGAACTCATCGTGGCCTTGGCAGGCCCAGCGGTCAACGTCGCAATCGCCGGACTCCTCTTCATCGCGCTTCAGGTCCTGCCCGCTCCCAGCCTGAACTTCAACATGGTGGACGGACCCTTCGCCGTCCGCCTTATGGTCTGGAACCTGATCATGGTGCTGTTCAACATGATCCCAGCCTTCCCCATGGATGGCGGTCGGGTGCTGAGGGCAGCACTTGCCATGTTTCTGGACTATGGCAAAGCCACCCGCCTGGCCGCAGGCATTGGCCAGGCCATTGCGATCATTGGGGCCATGGTGGCACTCTTTGTCGCTCAAAACCCCCTCCTTATCCTCATTGCGGTCTTCATCTTCATGAGCGCTGGACAGGAGGCGGCATATGTCAGCGAGCAGGAAGCCATTCGTGGACTGTCGGTGAAAGAGGCCATGATCACACAGTTCAGTCACCTTAGACAGGATGCCGTGCTGAAGGATGCGGTCAAACTCCTGCTATCCGGAGCCCAACAGGACTTCCCTGTGGTGGACTGGCAGGGGGCGTACATTGGCATGCTCAGCCGCACCCGGCTTATTGACGCCCTGAACCAGTTCGGCCCAGAGCGGGCAGTGCTCGACGTCATGGAGACCTGCCCGATCACCCTGGATCCTCGTCACCCGTTGCCCGAGGCGATGGATCACCTGCGCACCAGCAACTGCCCCGCCCTGCCCGTCATTCACCCGGCAGACGGCAGTCTCGTGGGCCTGCTGACGGCGGAAAACGTGGGCGAGATGCTCATGGTTCGCGCTGCCCTTTCCAAATCCCAGGCCCCGGCATCCCTCAACGCGGTCTGA
- the eno gene encoding phosphopyruvate hydratase, translated as MDDLIISQIIGREVLDSRGNPTVEVDVYLEGGAFGRAAVPSGASTGEHEALELRDGDKGRYLGKGTTKAVANVNDIIAEHIEGLIATDQVGVDKAMLALDGTSTKSKLGANAILGVSMAVAKAAASALGQPLYKYLGGPNAKVLPVPMMNIINGGAHSDAPIDFQEFMIMPKGAPTFREALRYGAEVFHALKKILHDRGLSTAVGDEGGFAPTLNSADDALAVIAQAVDKAGYKLGEDIFIALDVASSEFFVKDSSKYVFKKSDKSERDAAGIVAYYQELQKKYPIISIEDGCAENDWAGWKQLTDAMGANTQLVGDDLFVTNVEFLRKGIDQGVANSILVKVNQIGSLTETFDSVELAHRHGYTAVLSHRSGETEDSTIADLAVATNCGQIKTGSLSRSDRIAKYNQLLRIEEELGDYAIYGGRMKV; from the coding sequence ATGGACGACCTTATCATCTCCCAGATCATCGGACGCGAGGTTCTTGACTCGCGCGGCAATCCCACCGTGGAAGTGGACGTGTACCTTGAAGGCGGCGCATTCGGCCGCGCCGCTGTGCCGAGCGGAGCCAGCACCGGTGAGCATGAGGCCCTTGAGCTGCGTGACGGCGACAAAGGTCGCTATCTGGGCAAGGGCACCACGAAGGCAGTTGCCAACGTGAACGACATCATCGCGGAGCACATTGAAGGCCTGATCGCCACCGACCAGGTCGGCGTGGACAAGGCGATGCTCGCCCTCGACGGCACCAGCACCAAGAGCAAGCTCGGTGCAAACGCCATCCTCGGCGTCTCCATGGCTGTGGCCAAGGCCGCCGCCAGCGCTCTGGGCCAGCCCCTCTACAAGTACCTCGGCGGCCCGAACGCCAAGGTCCTCCCCGTGCCGATGATGAACATCATCAACGGCGGTGCCCACTCCGACGCCCCGATCGACTTCCAGGAATTCATGATCATGCCGAAAGGTGCCCCCACGTTCCGTGAGGCCCTTCGCTATGGCGCAGAAGTGTTCCACGCTCTGAAGAAGATCCTTCATGACCGTGGCCTCAGCACCGCAGTGGGTGATGAAGGCGGCTTCGCCCCCACCCTGAACAGTGCCGACGACGCCCTCGCCGTGATCGCCCAGGCCGTGGACAAGGCTGGCTACAAGCTCGGTGAAGACATTTTCATCGCCCTCGACGTGGCCTCCAGCGAGTTCTTCGTGAAGGACAGCAGCAAGTATGTCTTCAAGAAGAGCGACAAGTCCGAGCGCGACGCCGCCGGCATCGTGGCCTACTACCAGGAACTTCAGAAGAAGTACCCGATCATCTCCATCGAAGACGGTTGCGCTGAAAACGACTGGGCTGGCTGGAAGCAGCTGACCGACGCCATGGGTGCCAACACCCAGCTCGTGGGTGATGACCTCTTCGTGACGAACGTTGAGTTCCTCCGCAAGGGCATCGACCAGGGCGTGGCCAACTCCATCCTCGTGAAGGTGAACCAGATCGGCTCCCTCACCGAGACCTTTGACTCCGTCGAGCTGGCCCACCGCCACGGCTACACCGCTGTGCTGAGCCACCGCTCCGGTGAGACCGAAGACTCCACGATCGCTGACTTGGCTGTTGCCACGAACTGCGGCCAGATCAAGACGGGCTCCCTCAGCCGCTCCGACCGGATCGCAAAATACAACCAGCTCCTTCGCATCGAAGAAGAGCTGGGCGACTACGCCATCTACGGCGGTCGCATGAAGGTCTAG
- a CDS encoding FtsB family cell division protein — translation MSREEPEFDGPETDRPNFLARLVRLNRYLLALLVIPVAVLYFRPPLKEQKAARAKLAEVTTRRDALKADAERLQRKLELIKTDPEYLESMARDRLNLQKDGEIILRFED, via the coding sequence ATGTCTCGCGAGGAACCTGAATTCGACGGCCCGGAAACGGACCGGCCGAATTTCCTCGCAAGGCTGGTGAGGCTGAATCGCTACCTGCTCGCTCTGCTGGTCATTCCCGTTGCGGTGTTGTACTTTCGCCCTCCGCTGAAGGAGCAGAAAGCTGCTCGCGCCAAGCTGGCGGAGGTTACCACGCGACGTGATGCCCTCAAAGCCGATGCCGAGCGCCTCCAGCGCAAGCTGGAACTGATCAAGACTGATCCTGAGTATCTTGAAAGCATGGCGAGAGACCGTCTGAACCTGCAGAAGGACGGTGAAATCATCCTACGGTTCGAGGACTAG
- a CDS encoding LptF/LptG family permease: MPLRIFDRYIWRQVSSSTLTGVLVLTGVMVLGNVFKEMERLLGDTASLPLMAVAQFITYVIPYSLIFTIPWALLTAILLVFGRMSADNEMTALRMTGMSMPRICAAVFALSIFMSGVCYLVNVELAPLAKTKIKRLFYDLALDDPAVLFQPGKVLDRFPGYRIFTQEREGNKLKNVEIIQTNLGRAERYIRAKRAEVVVTPGVTDFQLHLRNATVETGGGEADAASAGGEVNIMNDLQFLYMGDTAITFPLSKLKEKTERVTSSMKDTSALWSEVNTGISSVDGQPLSEKLISVSRTELSMRYSFSLAAIVFTLVGIPLGITAQRRETSIGFALSLIVAVSYMVFVIFVNGLNERPSVYPHLLMWIPNLIFIGVGSRMFYKLNRR, encoded by the coding sequence ATGCCCCTCCGCATTTTTGACCGCTACATCTGGCGTCAGGTTTCCTCCTCAACCCTTACGGGTGTCCTCGTCCTTACCGGGGTGATGGTGCTGGGAAACGTGTTCAAGGAAATGGAGCGCCTACTGGGCGACACCGCCTCCCTCCCGCTGATGGCGGTGGCGCAGTTCATCACCTACGTCATCCCGTACTCCCTCATCTTCACGATCCCATGGGCTTTGCTCACCGCCATCCTGCTCGTGTTTGGGCGCATGAGCGCCGACAACGAGATGACGGCCCTGCGCATGACCGGGATGTCCATGCCCCGCATCTGCGCGGCCGTGTTTGCCCTTTCCATCTTCATGTCTGGCGTCTGCTACCTCGTGAACGTGGAGCTGGCCCCGCTGGCCAAGACCAAGATCAAGCGCCTGTTCTACGACTTGGCACTGGATGACCCCGCGGTACTCTTCCAGCCCGGAAAGGTGCTCGACCGCTTCCCCGGCTACCGCATCTTCACTCAGGAGCGCGAAGGCAACAAACTCAAGAACGTCGAGATCATTCAGACCAACCTGGGTCGTGCTGAGCGCTACATCCGCGCCAAGCGTGCCGAGGTGGTGGTGACCCCGGGCGTTACCGACTTCCAGCTTCACCTGCGCAACGCCACCGTGGAAACAGGGGGCGGCGAGGCTGATGCCGCTTCAGCCGGGGGCGAGGTCAACATCATGAACGACCTCCAGTTCCTCTACATGGGGGACACCGCCATCACCTTCCCGCTCAGCAAGCTCAAGGAAAAGACGGAACGCGTCACCAGCAGCATGAAGGACACCTCCGCCCTTTGGAGCGAGGTCAACACCGGCATCAGCAGCGTGGACGGCCAGCCTCTGAGCGAGAAACTGATCTCCGTCTCCCGCACGGAACTGAGCATGCGCTACAGCTTCTCCCTTGCAGCCATCGTCTTCACCCTTGTGGGCATTCCCCTGGGCATCACCGCCCAGCGTCGTGAGACCTCCATTGGCTTCGCCTTGAGCCTCATTGTCGCCGTCTCCTACATGGTGTTCGTGATCTTCGTCAACGGCCTCAATGAGCGCCCCAGCGTGTACCCCCACCTCCTCATGTGGATACCCAACCTCATCTTCATCGGCGTTGGCTCCCGGATGTTCTACAAGCTGAATCGGCGGTAG
- a CDS encoding thioredoxin family protein translates to MAEVPSTRSLSLGSPAPAFSLPNGRGEVLALQNVRGPRGLVVAFVCNHCPFVLHLAHDLGIFAATCEAKGMGFVGISSNDVERYPADGPEKMLEMSAKYGWTFPYLYDETQEVAQAYFAACTPDFYVFNDKLELTYCGQYDASRPKNGLSVTGEDLRAAVDAVLKGESPVANQRPSTGCNIKWKPGIEPAWFAKP, encoded by the coding sequence ATGGCAGAAGTTCCCTCCACGCGCAGTTTGAGTCTTGGCAGCCCTGCTCCGGCGTTTTCCCTTCCCAACGGAAGGGGGGAGGTGCTCGCCCTACAGAATGTCCGCGGCCCCCGCGGCCTGGTGGTGGCGTTTGTCTGCAATCACTGTCCCTTCGTTCTGCATCTGGCTCACGACTTGGGCATCTTTGCGGCCACTTGCGAGGCCAAGGGCATGGGATTTGTCGGGATCAGTTCCAATGATGTGGAGCGCTATCCTGCGGACGGCCCGGAGAAGATGCTGGAAATGTCTGCCAAGTACGGCTGGACTTTTCCCTACCTTTATGACGAGACTCAGGAGGTTGCGCAGGCTTATTTTGCGGCGTGTACGCCTGATTTTTACGTTTTTAATGACAAGCTGGAGCTGACCTATTGTGGGCAGTATGATGCCTCCCGCCCCAAGAACGGGCTTTCCGTGACGGGTGAAGATCTGCGTGCTGCAGTGGATGCGGTGCTGAAAGGGGAATCTCCGGTGGCAAATCAGCGCCCCAGCACGGGCTGCAATATCAAATGGAAGCCGGGTATTGAGCCTGCGTGGTTCGCGAAGCCGTAA
- a CDS encoding outer membrane beta-barrel protein, with the protein MKSIVSVLALSYCMVVSAKAQGYQPQYPYDPYNPAPQQQQSYQTYSSTGSSYGSSNSLLGYQSLEVRYVYNDFKGDDRLEGDSGFGVDLKLELMKPLYLRFGLERITSKTPEAEDLDLTTFSVAGGAFIPIGNRFHIFGEVGARYDYVSEELENISTDDFYLYIRPGVRFAVTDKLELALSLLFTNTDNLNERVIELNAYYAMLSWLDVSAGIDFGDEVNSFHLGGRWRW; encoded by the coding sequence ATGAAATCCATCGTCTCAGTTCTCGCTCTTTCCTACTGTATGGTGGTATCGGCCAAAGCACAGGGCTACCAGCCGCAATACCCCTACGATCCCTATAACCCCGCCCCCCAGCAACAGCAGAGCTACCAGACCTACTCCTCTACCGGGTCCAGCTACGGGAGCAGCAACAGCCTTCTGGGTTATCAGTCTCTGGAAGTTCGCTATGTTTACAATGACTTCAAGGGCGATGACCGCCTTGAAGGAGACAGCGGATTCGGCGTGGACCTCAAGCTGGAACTGATGAAGCCGCTGTACTTGCGGTTTGGCTTGGAACGCATCACCAGCAAGACGCCGGAGGCAGAAGACCTCGACCTCACGACCTTCTCGGTGGCAGGCGGTGCCTTCATCCCTATTGGAAATCGTTTCCACATCTTTGGCGAAGTGGGGGCGCGGTATGACTATGTTTCCGAGGAGCTGGAAAACATCAGCACAGACGACTTCTACCTCTACATCCGCCCAGGCGTTCGCTTCGCCGTGACCGACAAGCTGGAACTCGCCCTCAGCCTGCTCTTCACCAACACGGACAACTTGAACGAGCGGGTCATCGAGCTCAACGCCTACTATGCCATGCTCTCCTGGCTTGACGTTTCCGCTGGCATCGACTTCGGCGATGAGGTCAACTCCTTCCATCTGGGTGGCCGCTGGCGCTGGTAA
- the nth gene encoding endonuclease III → MTKKQRADHVLVRLAELYPDPPIPLDHKDPYTLLVAVLLSAQCTDARVNLVTPHLFALADAPEGMAEVPVEKILGIVKPCGLGPQKAKAISELSKIIVREHSGKVPDTLDALEKLPGVGHKTAQVVLAQAFGVPSFPVDTHIHRLAQRWGLTSGSSVTQTERDLKGLFPVSSWNKLHLQIIYYGREHCSARACDGLSCMLCTELYPDRKKSVKTRKA, encoded by the coding sequence TTGACGAAGAAACAACGGGCCGATCATGTCCTGGTCAGACTGGCGGAGCTGTACCCGGATCCGCCGATACCACTGGATCACAAAGACCCCTACACGTTGCTCGTGGCGGTGCTGCTTTCAGCTCAGTGTACGGATGCCAGGGTCAATCTGGTGACGCCACACCTCTTTGCCCTCGCGGATGCTCCGGAGGGCATGGCGGAGGTGCCGGTGGAGAAGATTCTTGGCATTGTAAAGCCCTGTGGCCTGGGGCCCCAGAAAGCAAAAGCCATCTCGGAGCTTTCCAAGATCATCGTCCGCGAACACAGCGGCAAAGTGCCAGATACTCTGGATGCGCTGGAGAAGCTGCCTGGAGTGGGGCACAAGACGGCGCAGGTGGTCCTGGCTCAGGCCTTCGGGGTGCCGAGTTTTCCAGTGGACACTCACATTCACCGATTGGCCCAACGCTGGGGGCTCACTTCAGGAAGCTCTGTCACCCAAACGGAGCGGGATTTGAAGGGTCTCTTTCCTGTGTCCTCCTGGAACAAGTTGCATCTTCAAATCATCTACTATGGGCGGGAACATTGCAGCGCCCGGGCCTGTGACGGATTGAGTTGCATGCTCTGCACGGAGCTCTACCCGGACCGGAAAAAGAGCGTTAAAACCCGCAAAGCCTGA
- a CDS encoding 3D domain-containing protein has protein sequence MLNPKILGLATLCCVSVISCETTTKPSNRGQKISGVRTTAYTHTESDHIKYGPKAATGDTLKYGRVRSAATDWSVYPVGTVFQIEGEPFLYEVDDYGSALVGTNTIDLYRPDKAAMKQWGAKNVNIKVVKWGSFTKSLAIMRPREKKNPHVQAMVKRIERSS, from the coding sequence ATGCTGAACCCTAAGATCCTCGGACTTGCCACGTTGTGCTGCGTGTCTGTCATCTCCTGCGAGACGACCACCAAGCCAAGTAATCGCGGTCAGAAGATCAGCGGAGTACGCACCACCGCTTACACCCACACCGAGTCTGACCACATTAAGTATGGTCCGAAGGCGGCCACAGGGGATACCCTGAAGTACGGTCGCGTGCGCAGTGCGGCCACCGACTGGTCCGTCTATCCGGTGGGCACCGTCTTCCAGATCGAAGGTGAACCCTTCCTCTATGAGGTGGATGACTACGGTTCGGCGTTGGTTGGCACCAACACGATCGACCTTTATCGTCCAGACAAGGCTGCCATGAAGCAGTGGGGAGCCAAGAACGTGAACATCAAGGTGGTGAAGTGGGGGTCCTTCACGAAGAGCCTCGCCATCATGCGTCCGCGCGAGAAGAAGAATCCGCATGTGCAGGCCATGGTGAAGCGCATCGAGCGCAGCTCCTAG